CCTCTGCCACAATTCtcatttctcaattttttttgatAGATTATCTAGCTTAAGTAATGATGAAAGGGGCCCGGGCATGATGTAGACTACCCATAAATCACTTCAGcttaggagactgaggccagAGAATTGACAGCACTTGAGGTTAgtctaagctacatagtgagaccttgtctcaaaacaaaaatattttaattcataaattTAAAGATGAATTCTGCTCTCGCGGTAATACTTAGTCTATTCAAAGTGAACATAGTAAAATCAGCAGTGCATCCCCCCTTCCCACTTGGTGGTATGGAGACGGAGGGGCACAGACCTGCCAGTCACTCTGTTCTTCACTAATGAGGGGCACTGAGGAACTCACAAGTGTCAGGCCTGCCCTGGGCACAGCTTCCGGTCCCTGGCCCTGCACACTCTAGCCAACCTGTCATCTGTACCAATCTTCTCCTTTGCACTGAGGTGGTAAAAATGGCACCCCTAGTTTTCTCCATGGGGCATATTGAGAACACAGCAAAACTCCATGAAGTTTGGAGTACAGTTCATTATCAGAGCTCATACTTTACATGTGAAAGACCCTGAATTCACTCCCCCAGCTCAAGAAAGACAAAATGCCTTCCCCAAACTGGTAAATCTACCGAGTCAAAAGCTTAACGCCCCAACACATTAAACTCCAGACAGTCACACTAGATACACCATCACCAAAATactaaaaacagattaaaaactcTAACTTGAATCCAGAGGAGCATTACACCTGATCTCTAGAATGACAGACTCCAAAGACAAGAGATCTCTCAGCACATCATAGAAGCCAGAAGGACACAGCTGAGTCCTTTTTAATCCTGAAGGAGAAGAAGCTAATACCAACTAAAAGAGTGAAGtgaaaggcaggaggaccaggcaagccttggctacataaagtTCTAGGCTTAccttgactacatagcaagttcgaagccagcctgggcgaTACAAGAGGTCTCAAAAcaccaccacacatgcatgcatgcacacacttcaCATAGCTAGGGTCTTCTtgagcaaaacaacaaaactgactaggtgtggtggcgcacgcctttaatcccaacacatgggaggcagaggtaggcagatcgctgtgagttctgggccagcctggtctacaaaacaagtccaagacagccaaggctacacagagaaaccctgtattgaaaaaacaatCATACAGAGCTACTGTGATCAAAGCAAAATGGGACTGCTATAAAACTGAGGCATCAGCACCTAGGGGAAAAAACTCTACACATTTATGgttaattgatattttttttttttttaaggaaaaggaaTAGTCTCTCCAATAAATGTCAGGAAGGTTGTGTAGCCACCACAGTCTTACCCCGCCCTCTACTCAATAATTCAATAATCAATTTACAGCACATTAAGGACAAGATTAGACCTGAGACTGGAAATGACTAAAAGAGAATCTAGAGAAAAAGCCTCAGTGTTAGGTCTGACCGTAGGTTACCCCTACCCAAGACTGTCCGATCCCAGATTGATTTGGGACCCTACTCCAATGCTGGGATTCAGCAAAGGCTGGGAACATGGGTAGCACTGGGTGTCTGTGGGAATTTTTCCAAACTACGTCTGTTCTAACGCTGACTCCAAAGCTTCCAAGAAGATTTGGGTACAATGGCAGATGACTACCTGGATTGTGACACTGGACAAGGCTGCCTCACCTCAACTCTTCCTTTGCTACGGCCCTGTCTAAACTGTGGATAAACATGACACCCGGAGAGCTGATTGTCCCGTTTTGCCTAGACAAAAGGAGGTCCGTCAGTCTCCCAAGTTCCTCCTCCACAGGGAAGTTGGGTCTGGCATCCGAAAGCTAATGGGAAGTCCGTCTGGATAATGGGTAAGCCTCTTTCATATTAATGGATACATAGACCACTTGGACTGTGCTTCCTGTAGTAAtttatccttctcaagtctctgatgtgttgTGAAGGGCAATTTAACAGCAGAAACCAAGGCTTCCGCTGCCTTCTCATAAAACTGTACAGTCTATGTAAGGTCTGAGGTTCTGAGAAAGTGtttgagggtctaagaaggtgttttaaggttggtaaataCAAGTTATGAAGGTTGGAGATGATGCTAACATTTAAATTTTGTctctttgtaaacttaaaaagatttttgTAAGCTTCAGGGAATACACTTCCCACAGGATCAGTGGACTCCAGATTAAGTACCACAGCCTGCTTGGCTGAGGGTGGGATCTACTCCCCTTTCCCCTGGTTctgggacccacctgcctccagcTGCCAAGACCACTGGCCTAAAAGTCTCAAATGTATACTCTGCCCCTATATGAATACATGatccagcatcctgccaggtgcTCCCTCAAGATCTGCATCCCAGAATGCAGGTGCTCCAGCCTAAACCGCACAGACTGCCCCAGCTGGGCTTGCAGTTTCCTAGCCGCAGACGGTCTCACAGATCCTGGAGAGCAAATagaacagcctgctcttcctggactggTCCAACATTCCAGCTTTTCCCCTCTACCCAGTATCAATGCCCCAATGCCAGCAGGAAGCATCCAAAGTCAATTTCTTCGCCCTTTATCCATTTATGATCAACAAAAGACTGGGATGTTAGGTTCCTaccctgctgcagggcatggctggcataccctgccctcttcTCTGATTCCCTAACCCAGGTTGGGGGTCAGGGGgttttccctctcccagagagtcttcactatataatccagacattttggttacccgtttcctcctctctctgttacttgctctcttctctctctccgcCAGCatatgcctctttctctctccctcccctcacctGATGCTCCCAACAaacctgcatttatttatgtgtaactTTGTCTCGCCATTAGCTCATTCCATTAAACCTGTCACTCAGGTCTGGGCAGGCGTTCTTGGCTAGGACCTCACAAGTACAGGTAAATCAAGCTGAAAAGCCTTTCCATAGCAtagtagaggaagaaaaacaaaacaaaaaactgagataATGAAGAGAAACCCACATAGGAGAGAAGAATTTTTCTAAGATAAGGTTTTACtatatatagcccaggttagcaTTGAATTTGAATGTAGcataggctagcctcaaacttgagataatccttctgccttagtttcctgcatgctggaattataggtgtctgccaccatgttcagagggagaaaaaaataaattctttaattttttaatttttttgagacagggtttctccgtgtcgtctggctgtcctagaactcactctgtagacaaccaggctggcctcgaactcagagatccacttgcctctgcctcctgagtgctcagattaaaggcattcaccaccactgtccagcagaagaaaatatctttaagtcaaacatgtaatataaattatattggtAAATTGTCATGTGCTGTTGACTCTTGTTGAAAATGGACTCCAGGCTAAGTGGTGATGGCAAACACTTTTAATTccaactgtcttgaaaaaagcaaaaaaaaccccGAAAAACTCAAgcattttttccctcttcttttagAGATCTGGTGGAGGCGCTTCACTAACTGGCCTTAATCTTGTCGTTAACACTTGCTCAGTGcccttgggtgctgggatctgggCCTGAACCACCGTGCCTTGCTCACTGATTTGAATTTGGATCAAGGCAAGTGAAACTCAAGGAGAAAATTAGCCAAATGGAGATAAGGACAACTCACTGATGCAGCAACCCAGGTGGGTACTGAACACAAAAGAGACTCCGTCTTACCATTAACTACAAGATATGAGGGCACAGTCTCCCCACTTCTTCTGTGGAACTGCTGACAGAACGGTATGTGCGGAGGTCTGATGGAACTAGcaattctttttccttccttcctaagacAAAATTATTATacgtaaccctggctgtcctcggGTTTgttatgtagagcaggctagccttaaactgaCAAGAGACACAACCgtctccatctgcctctgtctcccgagtgctgggattaaaaggtgtgtgttatGCCTAGccaattattgttttctttttgtttgtgacaGATTGGCCATGGCCCCCAAACTCCCtaagtagctgaagatgaccttgaattcctggattctcctgcctctacttcctgagtgttaCATAcataatgccttttttttttttttttccttttcaagacagggtttctctgtgtagccttggctgtcctggacttgctttgtagaccaggctggcctccctggacttgctttgtagaccaggctggcctcgaactcacagagatccacctgcctctgcctccagagtgctgggattaaaggcatgtgccaccacacctggctacaatGCCTGTTTTATGTGATGCTGAAGATCACAAATGTAATCATCTTTTTCAAgaaagttcatttttcttttaaaaatgcacgCTATGCAGACATTTTTctaaatgaaggtaaagtttAAGTCACAAAACAGAGCTTACTTTTGTTGTCCCATAAGTTTCCTGTGTCGCAGACTATAACAACTCTTGAGGAAGGGACGTCTCTCCTCCCACGCAAAGACCTCCAAAGAGCCATCAACAAATGTGACGATGACATGGATGGGATCCTTCAAAGGACACCCAGATGTGAGTGGACAGGAGTCGAGGGCAGATCAAAATACAGGAAGAGAGCCATTGAGATGGTCCATCAGGTAGAGGCCCTGCTGAGCAAGCCTGGAGCTCTGAGCTCTAGCAGCCCACCACCCACATAAAGCTGGAAGCAGAGCACTAGTTCCagagagttgtcctctggtctctgcgAGCGTTCGCGCAGGTGCAAATGCACACGTACACCTCCAACAGTATTAAGTTTAAAAACGtaaatcggggctggagagatggctcagaggttaagagcactgtctgttcttccatagggcctgagttcaattcccagcaaccacatggtggctcacaaccatctatagtgggatttggtgccctcttttggttgCAGGGACACAtgaggcataatactgtataaataataaataaataactctttaaaaaacgaaaacctatttaaaaaaaaaaaacacccactgGAGGGGAAACATCCCGAACATACCACTCGTAATTCCAGGATCTCTTGCGTTTGGCTCTGGAATGACTGCATCTGCAAGCCATCCATGTTGAAGACGAAGAGACATGACCCACTTGAAAACACAATCATGTTATTATCAGCGACTCCCATGCATTCCAGCGGGCTCACGTGACCTCGCAACTCAAAGCTTGCCACCTCAGTTGCTGTTCCATAGAAAACATACACAATATATGTAGGCAATTTTGCAAATCATTTATAAGTCAGAGCAAAATCCTTAACACTTAGTGAAAAGCATGCCCCCTGACTCCACAACTCTAGTTTAGTAGAGACAATGAAGACAGTCCATAGGTCTGACAGATCCATGTTCTCGGCCATGGAAAGGCAGGCTATGACACAGGGACAGTGTACACAAAAGCAGCTCAAGCATTGGAAAGGCACCTGTGTCTGGCCAAGGACATTACAACCCAGTCTCTAACAGGTAATGGAAATGGAAACATGTCTGCCCAAGAGAGCAGGGGAGAGCAGAGTGACCACCCAACAGGCACACGCTCTCATCTGGCCAAGGAGCCCTTCTACTTCCTCTACAAAGACTTGCATTATCATATGgagatgcatgtctttaatcctagcagagtctgatggatctctgagtttgaggccagcctgggctagagaacaagttccaggtcagctatagctacacaaagaaaccttgtcttgaaagacttaaaaaacaaaacaaaacaaaaccaaaacacgcATTTATGGCTTAATACGAGAGCTTGTGAGAAAGAGAAAtcagggtttctttttaaaaatgtttttatgccaggcagtggtagagcacgcctttaattccagcactagggaggcagaggcaggcagatctccatgagttcaaggccagcctggtctacaaagccagtccaggacagccaaggctacacagagaaaccctgtctcgaaaaactgaaaaaaataattagtttttaCATGATTGATTATGTTTGTAGGTATTCATgccacaagcacacatgtgagaGTTGGGACAACTTgagggacttggttctctccttccaccactgtGTAGTACCCCAGGAATTGAACTAGGTTGCCAGTTAAGTGTCCCTGCTCTCTAAGCCAGTTGTTCTTAACGTTcgtaatgctgtgaccctttatacagttcctcatgttatggtgaccccccccaCGGTAGAattacttcatagctgtaattttgctattgttatgaatcataatgtatttTTGGAGATAAGGTTTGCCAAGGGGTCACAACCTGTAGGTAGAAAACCACTGcgccactgggcatggtggcacgcacctgtaatcccagcactcagggagtcagaggcgtgaggatctctgagtttgaggccagcctggcctacaaagtgagtctaggacaaccagggctacacagagaaatcctgtcttgaaaaaaaaaaaaaaaaacaaaaaacgttgCTCTAATCCATTTTGCCAGCCCCATGAAAATATAGTTCTttattgtcattgtttgttttgagacaaggtctcacgaTGCATTCCTGGCTAACCTGGtatcactacatagaccaggctagcttggaacccagaagagatctgcctacctctcctcttgaatgctggggttaaaggtgtatactaccatgcttggccttttaaaattttttttgaaatttttatcattttgtgtgtgtgcgtgcgtgcgtgcgtgcgtgcgtgcgtgtgcatgcatatactaAGCCACTTTACAAGCCcgatcttttctcttttttcctctgtacatgcacctacatgccagaagggggcatcagattccagtatcgatggttatgagccaccatgtggttgctgggaattgaactcaggaccgctggaagagcaaacagggttcgtaactgctgagccttctctccagccccattttttttttttttttttttttttttttgagacagctacTCAGTCTTCTGATCTTGGGCATGCATTATCATGCCTGGCTTGAGAAATTTCTAAGGTGGTAAGGCTtaccttacctttttttttttttttttcagctttgactgtcctggactctctttgtagaccaggcctgcctctgcctctcgagtgctgggactaaaggcgtgagccacctcTGCCTGGCTGGTAAGACTTACCTTTAACAATTACTTTGTTCTCCATCTTTCCCAGTTCCATATCAAACGTGACAAATTTTGCATTCCGGGAAGGGCCTCTCCGGCTCATCAGGATCAGTCTGTCTTCCCTTCTCGGGGTCCAGAAGGCACTTTGGCATAACATAAATGAGAGAATGACACCCACAGGGTCGGGGTATCTTGATGGCTTCATTAAGCTCTTTATGAGAAACACCTGCAGAGAGTGTCACACAGTGTGAGCGATGGAGATGAACTCTCCAGCAGCCTGCATGTGTGCAGCTCCAGACACGAGGCTTTAGGAAGAAACCCTGGTGTGACTGCCTCTGCTCTTCACCAGAGGGTTGAGCAGTCAACATCCTTCACTCAGGGAATGAGTAACCAACCGGCTGTGTTCCTCTCCTTCCGGTTTACTCAGAGACAGAATGGGGTCCCTGACCCAGAtcaaggggtggggggtgactCACTCACCCTACCACAATGGACTGAATAGATTTTTCCCTTGCAGAAGAGACTAGCCCAGAGCTGTTCGGGATTTTGTTTAAATAAGGAGGCATTGAAACTGTCTtactgtaacccaggctggctctgagagTGCAGTGACATactacaaaaccaaataaccaactATGGGCCCTGAGGAAGTACATGGTCTGAGCTGACCATCTGCCTCCCAGTACTATGAGTCAGTGCCAGAGAGCAGGAGTTAAGAGGGAAGGAAACATACAGAGCGCTGGGTACAGTGGCATGTGTCTGAAAGTCAGCACTAGTGGTGGATTCAGAGGGCAGGTGGAGGTGGCATCCAGCGACAgaaagattgctgtgagctcaatgGTCTCCAGGGACCCTTATTTGACCTGCCTTCGTCCTTGGCCTGAGCCAGGTTTCAAAGACACTTTTCACTGGTAGACATTTGCCATTATGACAAGGACTGTGACTACTGCCAAGAACTCTTATTTTCTGACTGTAGGAACGGCTTTTACTTGTGAAAGAGCCTTCCACTCTGACCTCCCCGAGGGCTGGACCTTCCCACATTCCCCCACCTTTATATTGGAAGTTGCTAGAATGAACCTACCTTTGGCAAAACATGTGGATGTTTCTTATTCAGAAAAACCCATTTCTTCTGAGGAGAGCAGCGGAGTTCAGTAATAGGGAATTGGAACACACGGATTTTGGAAATAAGGTGCAAGTCAGGAATCCTAAATGTGTAGAGTAGACCCGTATTATCAGCCGCCTGAAATCAGAGCACCGGCACCCTGTCAGTAGGAAAACCTCAAGCTTGAAGCGTTGCTTGTCAGCTCTGAGATGCACCACTGTTTCTTCAGTCCAGTAACAGATCCAAAGCTCTGGCCAGCCTGTCTAACAGAGTGGCTATGGTGATCCCATGTAATAAACCTGTCTAGACCTGGAAAGGCAGCTCGGTGGGTAAGAGCGTCGGAGAGATGAGGCAGAGAGAATGTAGTGCCCACAGGGTGGGTCACCcagaactgtctataactctaatcCCAGGGACTCCAACAACTTCCTCTGGTCTCTggcctccagagagagagagagctaagcaTGCATTGGTGcatagatacatgcaggcaaaatacccacgcacaaaatgatttttctcttttgttttggttttgggtttttgtttgtttgttttcttttttgagacaggtttctccgtatacctctggctgtcctggaacttgttctatagaccaggctggcctcaaactcaagaaatccccctgctctgcctcctcctgagtgctggaatttaaggcatatgccaccataccctgcAGGAATTTTTTTTGTGAGGGGgggtttccagacagggtttctctgtgtagccttgactgtcccagacttactttgtagaccaggctggccccaaattcacagagatctgcctgcttctgcctcccaagtgttgggattaaaggtgtgagccaccacacccagcaggaattttgttgttttgagacagggtctctctgtgtagccttggctgccctggattcactttgtagacgaggttggccttgaactcacagcgatccacctgcctctgcctccagagtgctgggcttgaaggcctgtgccaccatgcaggaattttttttaaagagaccttTACAGGGCATGAGAGCATATGTtgctaatcccaacactcaggaggcagaggcgtgCAGATCTGAGTTAGACTGATAtacactgtgagttctaggccagccagggctacatcatGAGACTGTCTAAAATACACTCGGGGGTGTGTGGCATTTTCTAGGCCCTAAAACACTCTCCCCAAGGACTCAATAGAACACTAACattatcatttttttcctcagtatctgataaaattcatttttctctctacTGTCTCTGCCCAAAATTCATGGACTAGcaataataaacatttgaaagaagAGAAGACGTGAAatcattcagaaaaaaatctgtgtatgGGGATTATATGTataattgtgtatgtatatgtgtatgtgcatacctgTGCATACACGGAAACCAGATAAAGATGTCTCTCCTCATCCTGagagacagtctttttttttttttttaatgtatatgagtgctctacctgcatgttcacctgcaggtcagaagaaggcatcaagagggctggagagatggctcagagattaagagtaccgactgctcttccaaaggtcatgagttcaattcccagcactcacatggtggctcacaaccatctataatgagatctggtgccctcttctggcttgcaggcaggatattttatacataataaagaaatctttaagaagaagaagaagaaagcatcagatcccattataggtggttgtgagctaccatgtggttgctgggaattgaactcaggaccttaggaagagcagtcactgctctcggccactgagccatctctccagtccctgagatAGTCTCTTATTGAACTGGAGCTAGGTAGCTCCAATGACCCTTTTGCTTCCATCCCCAACAACACTGAGGTTACAGGGTACTTTTAGCCACACGCCACTTTTTATGTGAGTgtcagggatttgaactcagatcctcacgtTCGCACAGCAAACTCCTACCTACTGAGCGatctctctccaggccccaggaaattttgtgtttt
This genomic stretch from Acomys russatus chromosome 32, mAcoRus1.1, whole genome shotgun sequence harbors:
- the Fbxw12 gene encoding F-box/WD repeat-containing protein 12 is translated as MAFNLPNVPLLKVFSYLDVYSLLQAAQVSKVKTLPLSPLSNRPASCLDSSTLDVCLKRWYCSDVTLEFLGAQTWKQFCLSRTRQEHAKSRAKPEDFIYREIPGDFGFKGHASYLSGSGLTKTGKGKSVVCVVTSTTRLTTWDLKEGVMLWISPVQPTCISQMTTLPEMHLAITVDVEATIKLWNCCDRDAQATNYMSDCCQILNAVITNDGPIVLAADNTGLLYTFRIPDLHLISKIRVFQFPITELRCSPQKKWVFLNKKHPHVLPKVFLIKSLMKPSRYPDPVGVILSFMLCQSAFWTPRREDRLILMSRRGPSRNAKFVTFDMELGKMENKVIVKATEVASFELRGHVSPLECMGVADNNMIVFSSGSCLFVFNMDGLQMQSFQSQTQEILELRVDPIHVIVTFVDGSLEVFAWEERRPFLKSCYSLRHRKLMGQQK